The window GAAGAGGTTTAAGGGGCCCAAGGTGTCCGTGATCCTGTTGCCCTGatgctccgggggggggggggggggggaagggggaggggggcagtgcaCACAAACTTCCTGATCGGTTTCTTCCTCGTGAAGGTCTAGTCACTGTGATCTACGTGCAGGGTCCTGGCTGAGTGCCAGCTCCGACCCTCACCCGCACTGAGCACCTCCCCTCCGTGTGGCTGTAGGTGCTGGAGGCGTGTATGAAGAACTGTGGCAGGAGATTTCATAATGAAGTAGGAAAGTTCCggtttttgaatgaattaatcaaAGTCGTCTCTCCGAAGGTCAGTCAGTGGCGGTTTTCTCATTTCTAGGAACTGCTTTcgtgtccctccccctctcccgtCTTACTGGCTTCACCTTGCAGCCGGCATCTCCACAGAGCTGTCTTTAGAGAGCTGTCCACATCTTGTCCTTAGAGAGCTAGGCCCTGAGTGGAGCCGGGTGACCGTGAGGCCACAGGGACAGGCAGCCCTCTGATGGACTCCTGGCCTTAATGTGACAGGTGACGTGGCAGCAGGCGTTAACGCGCAccctggctggggggggggggggggggggggggggNNNNNNNNNNNNNNNNNNNNNNNNNNNNNNNNNNNNNNNNNNNNNNNNNNNNNNNNNNNNNNNNNNNNNNNNNNNNNNNNNNNNNNNNNNNNNNNNNNNNAGATGCCGGCTGCAAGGTGAAGCCAGTAAGacgggagagggggagggggactccTGGGACCGCGGTCACTTTTCTTTGGTCCGTCTTCCGGAGGTCTGAGGAGTTACTCTTCTCATCACTCAGCCGCTCAGCTTCTGTTGCTCGCTGGTGTTGCTTCAGCTCTAGGCACCGCTTAAAGCGCGGGGAGCAATTTTTCATACTTCAGACATTCTCATTAATTCCTCTGAGATAAATTGCCATTGTTTCTGGGAGATTGTGCGTGGAAGCGCAGTGAGCTGCCGACTCCCTGCCCGAGCACAGACTGTAGCCCTGATAGATCCTGCTCGGCCACGGCGGTGTCCTTCTATGTCACACACACCGCACGCCTGCCGCTCTGGGACAGGCCCGAAGACTGGGGCCAACCGGCCATCTGTCCTTGCCGTGAAGAGAGCTTTCCCGTGGTCTCTGCCTCTGACACCAGTTACGAGGTTCTTCCCTATTTCCTTTTGCCTCTTAGTACCTGGGGGACAGGGTGTCTGAGAAAGTGAAGACCAAGGTGATCGAGCTGCTTTACAGCTGGACATTGGCCCTGCCAGAAGAAACAAAGATCAAGGATGCGTATCACATGTTGAAGAGACAGGGTACGTGCTCACCTTCCCTCGGCCTCCGAGCAGCCCCAGAGGCTGGTTGAGGCCAGGAAGAATGAGGGGGTGTCTGCCACCCCCTCCTGAAGGGAAGATCCTGGGAAGGGCTCAGCTGCGGTTCGATAGGTTGAGATGATCCTCACCCCTTGCGGGTCCCGGTCACAGGGCTGTGCCCGCCCTCGTTGTGTGAGGAACGGCAACAAGGTGACCCCAGCCTGAGCAGACACTCCGCCCCCTTATGTTCCCTTTCAGGCATAGTGCAGTCTGACCCACTGATCCCCGTGGACAGGACACTGATCCCCTCTCCACCACCTCGTCCCAAAAACCCTGTTTTTGATGATGAGGAGAAATCCAAGGTAAAGTGCATCCCAGCCGACGGCGTCCTCAGATGAGGCGTGGGCTAACTCAGTGCCACGGGAGCTCCAGTTCCTCTGCGGTCCCCCGGGTGGGGTGTTACCTTTCCCTTTACCTTCCGTACCTCCTCTTCCAGCTTTTAGCCAAGTTGTTGAAAAGCAAAAACCCAGATGACCTACAAGAGGCCAACAAGCTCATCAAGTCCATGGTGAAGGAAGTGAGTGGGCCCTGGGCCTTGGGGCGGAGGAACTCTTGACCACAGAACAATAGTCCCTTCCCCTGGTGTGAGGCCTGCTGCTTGCCCTTGCCCCCAGCCCTCACCTGGAGAGGCCAGAGAGCGGGAGGCACACTGGAGCTTCTGGGGGGGAGAATGGACTAGAGGAGCAAGCCTGGATGGGGCCagcctggggggcagggtgggccgttattttaaaagaaaaagtgcgTCAGGACTGGGATTTGTGTTTCCCAAGAACCGTGCATGAAGAGGAGCCTCCACTGGGACTGGCCTCTGCGCGCGTCCTCTGGTGCAGTCCTTGCTGTGGGGCATCAGGGGCTGTGGGATGAGTCTAGGTGAGCTTCTTCTCCTTGATCATCTTCGATACAGGACGAGGCACGGATCCAGAAGGTGACCAAGCGTCTGCACACTTTAGAGGAGGTTAACAACAACGTAAAGCTGCTCAATGAGATGCTGCTTCATTACAGCAAAGAGGATTCTTCAGAGGCAGATAAAGAGCTCATGAAGGTAGGCGCATCTCCAgggggctgggctctgggaacGGGGGCCAGCCTTTGCTCAGTACCTGCCATTCCTCATTAATCAGCACAGCAGCCGGGTGGCGGTGGGAGCAGTGACACCCCCATTTTACACGAGCTGTGGCTAACTCAGGCTAGAAGAGCTGTGTGTACGCCCAAGTCTGTGTGACCCCGCGGACCCACCATCAGGGCTCACTTCTCTCTGGCTCAGGGACATTTGGGTAGAGAGACCCACCCTGTGCCCCTGACGCTGCTGCACCTTAGTCCTTGGTCACATAGATACTCTGAATTCTGAGGCATGTGCTCACCTCGGGGACAGGAGGGGACACACTCCCACTGGTCCTAAGCAGACCTTTCGGGTGATCCACCGTGGTGAAAGCTGGGAGCAGGAAGATGTGTGCTCTGAGCCCAGTTCTGCCGGTAACTGACCATGGCACTAGAGGAGCCCCCTGAGGGCCTGGACGTGAACACCGCACCGGAGGATTTCCAAGGGACTTTGTAGCTCTCATTTTTAGGTCTGGGACTCTTGCAGGAGCTGTTTGATCGGTGTGAGAATAAGAGGCGGacattattcaaactagccagtGAGACAGAGGACAATGACAATAGTTTGGGTGAGTTCAAGAGTAGTTGGCAAGGATGACCCAGGAATGTGGGTTTGGCCCGGAGGCGTGGAGCGGGGGAGTGTCATGGCCTGGAGTGAGAAGTACCTCTTTTCTGCTCTAGGGGACATCCTCCAGGCCAGTGACAACCTCTCCCGGGTCATCAGCTCTTACAAAACGGTCGTTGAAGGGCAGGTGGTCAATGGTGAGGTAGCCACCTCAGCCATTCCAGACTCTGAAGGTAAAGTGTTCCAGTTCTCCATTCTGGACCCGTCCAGACCAGCCCCGGGCCCCACCACCGAGCCATGAGCCCCGAGTGCTTGACCCACAAGCCATCCTGCAGGGCCCGAGGGGATTCTGAGCCACTCCAAGTGGTCCTCCAGCTTCCCAGAGGCCAGGAGCTGTGGATAGGGTTTTCTTTGCTTGCTTCTTTTCAGTGTTGCCCAGGCTGGAGGCCGCGCTCAGGGTTCTGCTTCCTTCTGTGCAGCCACTAGAGTGGCCCCTAATCAGTCCCGTCCCCCTCCATTCGCCCATCCAGGAAACCACTCCAGGGACCAAGGCACTCTCATCGACCTTGCTGAGTTGGACACACCAAGCAGCTCATCCTCAGTGTCGgccccggcccctgccccacCGTCCTCCGGCATCCCtatcctccctccacccccccagaCCTCGGGCCCTGGGCGCAGCCACCCATCCAGTCATGCCGAGGCCGCCCTGGGACCCAACAGCACAAGCAATGCCCTCTGCCTGCTGGACGAGGAGCTGCTCTGCTTGGGTGTGTCCTGGAGGGGCCAGCAGAGCAAAAAGGCGTGTGGAATCGGGAGGAGGGCTGAGGGGTGGCTGTGTACTTagcagaggtggggaagggggctcCAGGTGGAGGGATAGAGTCAGGTTCAGTGGCCTTCAGGGCAGTCTGCACCCAGGCTCCAGCATGGACGCAGTGGACTGTCTtgctctgctccccacctctgcgccccccgccccccaccacatACGGAACATAAGGACTGAAGAGGATCCGTCTCCCCCTGGAGGCTGCCTGGGGGAAAACCTCCCCACCTGTCACCCCTTGATGCTCATTTTGTCATGTGACCTTCCCTGGGTGAGGTGGGACTGCCCGAGGCAGAGCCCCTTCTCACCATCATCTTCTGTTTTCAGGCCTTGCTGATCCAGCCCCCACCGCCCCTTCCACAGAGTCAGCTGGAAACAGCCAATGGCCCCTGTTCCAGGTAGGGACACAGGGGACATCACTAAAATGCTCGACGAGCTTCACTTCTCTTTCCCGACTCATCCTCAGCCCCAGTTGGCTGCAGCCAACTGCGGCGACTGTCCTTACTCCTTGGGTCGCTGCCCTGCGTGCATTTGGGAACGTGGATCACATCCAAGGGCTGGCCTTGGCCTCAGGAAGCTGCTCGTCCAGTGGTGGGGTCACAGGGCCCCCAGGGAAGGGGGCCAGAGTTGGAGACCCGAAACCTGCCGTCTGCGCCAGACCCCTCCACAGCCTTTGCTCATGCACTTTCCATCCCTGACAGAACGAGCAGCTGGACCTGGACTTTGGCGGCCCTGAGCCCGGGAGTGCTGCCGCCAGCCCCTCGGATGGGCCTCTAGTCCCGCCCTCGGCACCGTCCGCGGGCAGCTCCCAGGCTCCACTGCCGCCCTCCTTCCCGGCTCCTGCGGTCCCAGCCAGTGTTCCCGCCCCCAAACCAGGCTCCTTCTTGTTCCCAACTGGACCGGCCCCAGCCCTCAAGGCTGAGCCCACAGCCCTCGGGTACCACGGCTCAGCCTTGGGCGATAGCACCCTGCACCAGCTGGATGCCCTTGATCATCTTCTTGAAGAGACCAGAGCgtaatgagtgggggagagctgGGTTGGGGAGGGCTGGACCTGGGTTTGGCAGAACCAGGGGCAGCTCCAGAGGGTCTGGGGATGTGTCCTTTTGGCCTACTGAGGCAGGTGGGAATCTGGAAACGGTGGGAGGTGGGGTAGTAAGAACCGCTCTGCCTGGCGGGAAGGGGAGATGTGCTTTGAGGGGTTGGCCCTATAGCTTCCCCAGGTCTCTGACTTGCCttgtcctccttcctgcctctcaggACATCGGGTCTGGTGAAACCCGTCTCCTCCATCTTCTTCCCTGgggccaccacctcccctctggtcccCACCAGCACCACTGCTcggcctctcctccccttctcccctgggCCCAGCAGTCCTCTCTTCCAGCCCCAGGGCAGCCCCATGAAGGGGCCAGAGCTCTCCCTGGCCAGTGTCCATGTGCCCCTGGAATCTATCAAGCCTAGTAAGTGTCGGAAGCATGGGGCGGGAGGGGATGTGGGGCCCAGCCTGTGGGGTCATAGGGAATGAGGGGCGGGCACAGGCTGTCTGCCCAGGTCCCTTAGAGCCAGACATGACCCGCTTCCCTGCTGTCTTGGGTCTCTCCTTGTTGCCACTGGACTCTTGGGAGGTTCTGAGAGGCTCTTTCCCAGATTCTTGCAAGGAGCCTGCTGGCCACAGGGTTGCCCGGTCCTGCCCACTTGGCTGTGGCCAACACCCTCTGGGCTCTGTGAGGTTTCTCCTTCACCCACATGATCTCTCCTCACAGGCAGCGCCCTTCCTGTGACAGCCTATGATAAAAATGGCTTCCGCATCCTCTTCCACTTTGCCAAGGAGTGTCCGCCTGGACGGCCTGacgtgctggtggtggtggtgtccATGCTGAACACAGCTCCCTTGCCCATCAAGAGCATCGTGCTGCAGGCCGCAGTGCCAAAGGTACCCCTGGCTTCCTGGGGCCTCTAGAGGCAGAAGTAGCCTTATCTTGAACCCACTGGGTTGAGGGGCCCTGAGGCCAGCAGGCAGCAGCCATGTGTCCATTGTGACTCCAGTAGGCTCCCTCCTAGGGGCACCTGCCATCTCTCTTCAAAggagcttctctttttcttcagtcAATGAAGGTGAAGTTACAGCCACCCTCTGGGACAGAGCTGTCTCCATTTAGTCCC is drawn from Panthera uncia isolate 11264 chromosome E1, Puncia_PCG_1.0, whole genome shotgun sequence and contains these coding sequences:
- the GGA3 gene encoding ADP-ribosylation factor-binding protein GGA3, with the translated sequence MAEAEGESLESWLNKATNPSNRQEDWEYIIGFCDQINKELEGPQIAVRLLAHKIQSPQEWEAVQALTVLEACMKNCGRRFHNEVGKFRFLNELIKVVSPKYLGDRVSEKVKTKVIELLYSWTLALPEETKIKDAYHMLKRQGIVQSDPLIPVDRTLIPSPPPRPKNPVFDDEEKSKLLAKLLKSKNPDDLQEANKLIKSMVKEDEARIQKVTKRLHTLEEVNNNVKLLNEMLLHYSKEDSSEADKELMKELFDRCENKRRTLFKLASETEDNDNSLGDILQASDNLSRVISSYKTVVEGQVVNGEVATSAIPDSEGNHSRDQGTLIDLAELDTPSSSSSVSAPAPAPPSSGIPILPPPPQTSGPGRSHPSSHAEAALGPNSTSNALCLLDEELLCLGLADPAPTAPSTESAGNSQWPLFQNEQLDLDFGGPEPGSAAASPSDGPLVPPSAPSAGSSQAPLPPSFPAPAVPASVPAPKPGSFLFPTGPAPALKAEPTALGYHGSALGDSTLHQLDALDHLLEETRATSGLVKPVSSIFFPGATTSPLVPTSTTARPLLPFSPGPSSPLFQPQGSPMKGPELSLASVHVPLESIKPSSALPVTAYDKNGFRILFHFAKECPPGRPDVLVVVVSMLNTAPLPIKSIVLQAAVPKSMKVKLQPPSGTELSPFSPIQPPAAITQVMLLANPLKEKARLRYRLTFALGEQLSTEVGEVDQFPPVEQWGNL